CTTAATTATCTTATTTAGTATATGTTTGGAATTATATAAAAATATAAATTCTTAAATCTTGATATACAGTTAAAATTTGATATTTGCCTATAAAATTTAAATATTGTTTTGTTTGAGTATATTATTAGAGGGCATATCTCATGTGGCCCCATCCTTTACTGCCAAAGGAGCCCGTTTATCCTTACGGCATAATACCAGTACATGAATATTTAGAAAAACACAGTAGTGAGGAGTATAATAGACTATTCATAATATATTACGGCAAGGTTTTCACTTATGGGGAGATAAACGATTATAGTAATAGATTTGCAAATCTGCTACTATCTAAAGGGTTTAAAAGAAACGATAGAGTTGCAGTACTTTTACCAAACACACCTCAATTATATATTGCGTACTTTGGTACGTTTAAGGCTGGCGGAATATTAGCGTTCTTGAATCCATTCCTTAAAGAGATTGAGTTAGAATACTATTTGAGAGAAGTAAAACCGAAAGTTTTAGTAGTCATAGACACTATATATGATTTGATTACTGATGTTTGCAAGAAATTAAACATAAACCCCTTAATTCTTGTCACATCATATAACGAAGTATTACCTAAAAACCCAGAAATACCACTTCATCCTTCTATGACATCTAAGAGTAGTGGGGATTTCTTTAAAGAATTAGAAAAATATCAAAATAGTAAACCTAATATAAGCGTTAACATAGAAGATTACGCTACAATGCACTTCACAAGCGGTACCTCTGGATTACCTAAGGGTGTAATACATAAACATAGAGGAATAACCTATAAGGCTGCATGCTTTTACACATACCATCACGCCCATTTACTATTAGATTCTAATTTCAAAACCTTTAACGATTTCTTAAACTACGTATATAGTAATGAAACTGTTTTAGTTTTCATCCCACTCTTCTGGATAATGGGGCACGACTTAGGGCTAGCCTATTCGACGTTCTCTGGAGCTAAGGTTATATTACTTACTAGATGGGATATAGAAGCTGTCCTAAAAGCTATAGAAAAGTATAAGGTTACAACAATTTACGGACCTTTTGATATATATTATGAGTTACTTAATTATAGAAATATAGGTGATTATAATTTAAGATCCTTGAGAACTTGTACTGGTACAAGCTTTAATAAAACCATTACTAGAGAATTAAGGGCTAAATTTAGGGAATTAACCGGCTGTACGTTAAGGGAACACGCTTACGGCTTAACAGAATCTCATAGTACTTGTACAATTACTGGGGGCTTTCATAAAGATGATATGGACATTTTAAGGGCTGAGAAGGTTGGTGGTGTTTTCTGTGGTATTCCTATGCCAGGTACACAAATTAGAATTGTCGATGATACAGGTAAAGACTCCAAATTTGGAGAGATTGTAATTAAGTCTCCGGATTTAACTGACGGTTACTTTAATAACCCTACTGAGACTGAGAAGAGTTTCAAGAATGGTTGGTTTTACACTGGTGATATTGGGTTTATTGATGAAGATGGTTTCTTATATTTTATGGGGAGGAAGAAGTATATGATTAAGGTTTCTGGGGTTAGTGTCTCACCAGACTTTATAGAGTACATTATTTCTAAACATCCTGCTGTGGAAAAAGTGGGTGTTATTGGAGTTTCTGATGAAGAGAAAGGACAAGTTCCTATAGCTTTTGTTAAGCTAAGGTATAACATTACTGAAAGTGAGTTATTAGAGTGGTGTAAGAGGAATATGGCGTGGTATAACGTGCCCAAGAGAATAATAATATTACCCTCCTTACCATTAACTGAGAGCGGGAAGGTGAGAAGGGAGGAGCTAATTAAAATATATAATGAAATTTACAATAAATAATAGTTAAGATGTTTTATTTAAAATATCCAATTCTATAATAGTCACAATATAGACCTAATTTAAATTAAGTCATACAACATTCTAAGCAAAAAAGTATGATTTATATTTAAAATATTTTTAAAATTACTGCTTATGATTCCTCAAAGTAATAAATATAATTTAACATAACAAAGAAGAATTTTAAAATAGCTAAATCTAATACCTTAAAAGTTTAAAAATTTTTTAACACTCTGACATCTTCATTTTAAATAGAGGCTCAAACCTATAGGTATATATTGTAAAATTTAAGCAATTTCTTTAATATGATATCATAATCAACAGACATTATTATATAAAAAGTACAAAATACTATATAAAAATTACAACACATAATTATTTAAGGTCTTAATAGGTTAGTTTTAGCTTATAAGTGTTAATAAAATATTGTCATTAAACTACAAATTTATAATTAATCTTATTCTCCTACAAGACTGACTAAAAATTAACAGTCTCCTACCAGTTTATTCAAAATGTTAACATCCTCTCTCATATTCAAATAAGGTTTGTTTCATAAGAAGAATTACTAGTAAATCCTTATAAATTTCCAGCCTTTACTGACAGAAATTTCATAATAAAAATTAAAATACTAACGTAATATAAAATAGTAAAAATTACATTTTGATAATAAGATTCCACAATCTTTTCATTGTAATTTACTTTTTAGGTTTTAAGAATATTACCCTACACGGTCCTCCATCTAACCCTATTATATTTAGGGGTAACGCTATTAATATGCCCTCTACATATTTCTCATCTCTTACAGCCTCACTTACGTTGTATAATCCCTCTACGATTAAAATGTCCTTTTCCAGTAAGTGTAAATGTACGTCTATTGCCTCCTTTACCGTTATTATATGAGGATGAGCCGGAACATCACCTGACCATCCTGCAATGCTCGGAGAGTCTATTGCTACCAATTTTAGATTGAATTGAGATAAATATTTCGCTCCAGATACTCCTAAATATGTCCAGTCGTATTTGAATTCCTTAGGCTCCTTTCTGAAATTGGTATATAATACCACTGCCTCACTCTTCCTTATAACCTCTTCAAATTGCCTTAAGTCTTCTTCCCTAATCTCCATATCCTTTTTATAACTTAAATTTAGGATTACAGTCTTTAATATAAACCTTCTAGCCTCATATTTATCTATACTTTTACCCCCTTTAATCATATGAGAGGGTGTATCGAAGTGTGTATAGTCCTGCGAGGTCATGTAAATTTCATGAGCGTCATATAAATCCCTATCTACTGACCTAAACTTATTTACCCTTATTGCAGGATGAGTTGGCCAAGAGACTACATCATGTGATAAAGGCATCGTAAAGTCGAAGTAATCAAACGAGTTAAGGATTTCGTCCAAATTCTGCATGCCAATTTTTATGTACTCTTATTTAAATTTGTATAGTCAAACATGTAAGGGTTCTCTTATTTATACATTCAAAATTATACTGGCTTAAATGATAAAGTTATACGGTATTACTTGGGACGATCCAAGGGGATATGATAGTTTAGTATACATTTCAGAAAAGTATAAGGGTATATCTATACAGTGGGATAGAAGGTCCTTATACGATTTTACAGTTTATCCTCCAGATAAACTGGCTAAATCCTACGATTTGGTAGTAATTGATTACCCCTCTGTAGGGGATATTGCAGAGAGTAAAATGTATGTTCCAGTTGATGAAATTTTATCCAAGAAGGAACTAGAATTCATTCAGAGGATTAGCATAGGTAAAACTTACGAGAGTTACTTATATGATGGTCATTTATGGGCACTTCCCATCGATGCTGCAACACAAGTTTCAGCTTATAGGGAGGATATGTTTAGGAAATTGGGCTTAAGGGTCCCTAAGACGTGGGGACAGGTAATTAAGCTTAAGTGCAAAATAGGAATGCCATTATCGCCTCTCCATGCACATTCTTCCTTCATAACCATGTGTGCAAATTATTTCTTAGACCCTTTTTTTACTAAATTAAACCAACGTGATATAAAGAAAATTTATACGATACTTGACATTATGAAGATTATCTCAGATAAATGTGGCGAATTATGTTTAAAATCGGATCCCATAAAACTTCTCAACTATATGGCAGAGGGAGAAGAGATATGCTACATACCCTTAACTTATGGATATTATAATTATTCAAGGGATAATTATAGGAAGAACGTGATAAATTATGCAAATATTCCTTCTTTTACTAAAATACCTTACGGCTCTACTTTAGGAGGTGCTGGATTAGCAATAAGTAATAAGAATAAATACATTGAAGAGACTGTAAATTTCATAAAGTGGTTTTACGAATTTGACGTACAGAAAATGTACTGGCAACATTATGGTCAGCCAGCTGATATTAGGATATGGATTGATGAAGAGGTAAATAAGGCTACGAGAAACTCTTACATTAATACGATATATACTATTAGCTTATCTTATGTGAGACCGAACTTTCCCGGTTTCGTAAAGTTACATGAAGAGGCTGGAAAAATTCTGGTAGATTTCTTAATGGGAAGGATCAGTGGAGATGAGACCATAAAGGAACTAATTAACTTAAACACTTCTTACATAAGGACTTAGTCTACTAGTTTAGTGTGTTCGAATGCTTTGTCGAATTCTTCAATTTTCTTAGATGTTAAGCTCGTTAAATTTTCTTAAATTCAAGCGTTGATTTAAAAGTAAACTTAACGTAAGTCTTGATAAAAATTGAAATAATCCACAAAGCAGCTTTCGAAAAATTAACTTTCAGATTTACTAATGTTTATAAATCTTCTAATAAATCCTCTAATAACATATCGTAGTAATATAACTGGTATGAAAATGACTTGATTATTTTCCTCTCAGCACGTCTTATATAGTCCTCAATAGTAGGCTTTGAAATTCCCAATAACCTAGCTAGTTCATCTAAGGTTACTTTTTTCGGCATTTCGTAGAAACCGTATAAATAGGCTAGTTTCATGGACTCCCTCTCCCTTTTAGACAAACTAAAAATACTTAAGAATATATCATCTAACCTAATTTTCTTGTAAATAAATTTCAACACTTTTCCTATACTTTCCATATCTTTCTTCAATTCAATGATTTCTGAAACAGGTACAATTAGCGCTAGTCTCTCTTCTCCGTTGACTATTAAGTCCTTAATATCGAAGACCGTATAATTATCTAATATTCCCCTAACCATATTCTCGTAACTTTCCTTTAATAGTATTCTGTACACTTCTCTCTTAGCGTTTATTTTATTTATACTATAAATTTCCTTAACTTTATCACTTTTCTTTAAATCTCTCAAGAAGTTCTTTAGCTTATAATTACCGTTCAATTTCACATCATCATAGGCAATTATGAACTTCTTTTCCCTGTTGGGCTTTGCAGTTATAGTAGTTGCCATGAAGTTATTATATTCTGTGAGCTCTGACCAACAGCCTTCATGCTTTAACCTAAGGTAAACCAACGCATAATTATCATTTATCTCTCTCATAAGTGACACATATATTTTAATTTTTGCGAATTTAAATCTTATTATAGGGTAACTTAACTAATGAGGGATAAAAATAAATAATATTCAGAAGTATAAAAAGGGAAAATTAACTTCCATGTGTTATTAGCGACGCTAATTCCGTAACTGAGATTTGCGATTTTGGGAAGTCACCTATTTTTCTGCCTCTGGAAATTACTACTATTCTATCTGCAGCTTCATGAACGTGGAATAGATTATGAGTAACGAAAATTACTGAAATGTTCAATTCCTTTAATGATCTAATGAAGCTTAACACCTTATTAGTTTCTTTGACCGATAAATTGTTAGTCGGTTCGTCAAGTATTAATACTTTTTTCTTAAAATAATATGACCTAGCGAAAGCTAATCCTTGCCTTTGTCCTCCTGAGAGTTCGTCAGCTCTTAATTCTAAATTGGGAATTTTTAATCCTATATCCTCTATAGCCTTTTTAACTTCCTCTTTCATCTTATTGAACTTTAGAAAACCGAATCTTCCAGTTATTTCTCTACCCAAGAAGAAATTCCTAACAATGTTCATTGTATTTATGAGGCTTAGATCTTGATACATCATTTCTATTCCCATTTCCCTAGCCTCATGTGGGGAATTGAACTCAACCTTCTTCCCTTCGACATATATTTCTCCCTTATCTGGTTTATGATATCCTGCTAAAATCTTCATCAAAGTTGATTTTCCTGCGCCGTTATCACCTACAAGCCCTATTACTTCTCCCCTATTTATTTCAAGGTCAACTCCCCTTAATGCATATAGATTTCCGAACCATTTATGAATGTTGACCATTTTCACTACTGGTTGGGTTTTCTCACTCATTTAATTCACCTAATCTAATATTTTTACTTATTTTCTTAGCATATCTGTGTACCATCACTACTATTATTATTAAAGCGCCAATTAAAGTTTCATATACATACGAGGATACTCCAGCCAATATCAGACCGTTTTCTATACTCCATATAATGATAGTTCCTATTATACCTCCTAAAACACTACCCTCACCTCCAAAAAGTGAAGTACCTCCTATTACCGCAGCAGCTATCGAATCTAATTCTAAGTTTCCTCCTTGGTTAGCTATTGCTTGACCGTATAGAGCACTCTCCATCATTCCCGAGAATCCCGCTAAAACTGCGCATAATATAAACAAAGCTATCTTTACGTAATCTACCTTAATCCCCATAGCCCTTGCTGCGTCTTTATTACCGCCAGTAGCATATATCCAGTTGCCCCATTGGTGCCTTTCCAATATTAGGTAAAATAGCACTCCGAATATTATAAGCCATATTAATTGTGAGTTAATTAATCCATTAAAAGCTATACTGCCACTTAAAATTCTCGTAGCAGCTGAAGGTAATATAAAGGGATGAGGCTGTCCCCCAGATATTTGAAGAGCTATACCTAGCCATACGAAAAGTGTTCCCAGAGTAACTATAAATGAAGGTATTCCAGTTTTTACAGTTATTATCCCGTTCAGAAACCCTATAAGTGCAGCTAAAAGAAGCCCTATAACAATTGCTGCTATAGCATTTATACCATCAGACATTAATAACTGAATTACTAGGGGAACTAAGGCAAAAGTTGCAGCTACTGATAAGTCAAACTCTCCTGCTATCATTAATAGAGTAACTCCTAATACAGTTATCCCATATATGGGTATTACAGTAAATAATACGCTGAGATTACTTAGACTTAAAAAAGATGGGTTCAACATATAAAATAATATCCATAGCACTATAAGAGTAAAAAAAGAGGCAAATTCTTTATTAGATATAATTTTAAAAAAATACATCTGCCTTTTGTTACTTGTCATTGATTTCACCAAATTTTAATAGAATATTCCCTCTTTTACTAAGGGCTCTACTTTTTCTGCAATTTCCTTGGTTATCACATAATTACCTGTATCAACATTCCAACCACTAAAGTCGTATTTCTTCACCAGCACACCTTGAATTACTGGTAAAAATCCTTGTAAGTAAGGTTGCTGGTCAATAGTTAACGTTACATATCCTGCCAATATAGCATCTAACACTTGAGGAGTAATGTCAAATGTCGCTACCGGTATCTGGCCTGGTTGAATCCCTAACTTAGGAAATACGTCCATAACTACAGCTCCTCCGTATCCATTGCTGAGTATTGCTTTAGTATCCGGATTAGCTTCTAAATATGCAGTTATTTGTGATGCCACTTGTGATAAATTAAAACTAGACTCTATCACATCCCATGTACATCCATACTGTTTTAAGAATTCCTTCATTCCTTCATCTCGTTGTTCTGCCCAAACTTGTCCTGGTCCTTCATTTATAATTACCACATGACTACCAGATGGGAAGTATTTACTAAGTGCTTGAGCTTGAACATATCCAGCTTTAACTAAATCCTGACCTATATAAGATATGGCTCCAGTGTACTCGAAATCGCTTTGCGTAGGAGCGTCAACGTTAACTAAAATTACAATAATACCTTCTTGTGATGCCTGATGTAAATAAGGTTGTACACTTGTATATATATCTGTAGCAATTAATACGTCTGGATGTTGATTTATTGCTGCTTGTAAATTCGATATTATTTCTGAAACATCTGATGATCCATTTGCTGGCCTGTACATTTTACAATTAGCTCCTACTAAACCACATGCATCATAAAATCCTTTCTCTACTACATTTCCAAATACGTTCTCTGGTCCCCAATGACCGTTAAAAATTATATTAACTCCTTGACCAAAAGCAGGTGTAGCTGAAGCTACTTTAGTTCCACTTACACGCGAAAGTGACCAGCCAGCTACTCCCCAACCTGCAGCAGCTAAAGCACCTAAACCAGCCATTCCTATGATAAAATTACGTCTAC
The genomic region above belongs to Saccharolobus caldissimus and contains:
- a CDS encoding AMP-binding protein, which translates into the protein MWPHPLLPKEPVYPYGIIPVHEYLEKHSSEEYNRLFIIYYGKVFTYGEINDYSNRFANLLLSKGFKRNDRVAVLLPNTPQLYIAYFGTFKAGGILAFLNPFLKEIELEYYLREVKPKVLVVIDTIYDLITDVCKKLNINPLILVTSYNEVLPKNPEIPLHPSMTSKSSGDFFKELEKYQNSKPNISVNIEDYATMHFTSGTSGLPKGVIHKHRGITYKAACFYTYHHAHLLLDSNFKTFNDFLNYVYSNETVLVFIPLFWIMGHDLGLAYSTFSGAKVILLTRWDIEAVLKAIEKYKVTTIYGPFDIYYELLNYRNIGDYNLRSLRTCTGTSFNKTITRELRAKFRELTGCTLREHAYGLTESHSTCTITGGFHKDDMDILRAEKVGGVFCGIPMPGTQIRIVDDTGKDSKFGEIVIKSPDLTDGYFNNPTETEKSFKNGWFYTGDIGFIDEDGFLYFMGRKKYMIKVSGVSVSPDFIEYIISKHPAVEKVGVIGVSDEEKGQVPIAFVKLRYNITESELLEWCKRNMAWYNVPKRIIILPSLPLTESGKVRREELIKIYNEIYNK
- a CDS encoding cyclase family protein; amino-acid sequence: MQNLDEILNSFDYFDFTMPLSHDVVSWPTHPAIRVNKFRSVDRDLYDAHEIYMTSQDYTHFDTPSHMIKGGKSIDKYEARRFILKTVILNLSYKKDMEIREEDLRQFEEVIRKSEAVVLYTNFRKEPKEFKYDWTYLGVSGAKYLSQFNLKLVAIDSPSIAGWSGDVPAHPHIITVKEAIDVHLHLLEKDILIVEGLYNVSEAVRDEKYVEGILIALPLNIIGLDGGPCRVIFLKPKK
- a CDS encoding ABC transporter substrate-binding protein, giving the protein MIKLYGITWDDPRGYDSLVYISEKYKGISIQWDRRSLYDFTVYPPDKLAKSYDLVVIDYPSVGDIAESKMYVPVDEILSKKELEFIQRISIGKTYESYLYDGHLWALPIDAATQVSAYREDMFRKLGLRVPKTWGQVIKLKCKIGMPLSPLHAHSSFITMCANYFLDPFFTKLNQRDIKKIYTILDIMKIISDKCGELCLKSDPIKLLNYMAEGEEICYIPLTYGYYNYSRDNYRKNVINYANIPSFTKIPYGSTLGGAGLAISNKNKYIEETVNFIKWFYEFDVQKMYWQHYGQPADIRIWIDEEVNKATRNSYINTIYTISLSYVRPNFPGFVKLHEEAGKILVDFLMGRISGDETIKELINLNTSYIRT
- a CDS encoding helix-turn-helix domain-containing protein, giving the protein MREINDNYALVYLRLKHEGCWSELTEYNNFMATTITAKPNREKKFIIAYDDVKLNGNYKLKNFLRDLKKSDKVKEIYSINKINAKREVYRILLKESYENMVRGILDNYTVFDIKDLIVNGEERLALIVPVSEIIELKKDMESIGKVLKFIYKKIRLDDIFLSIFSLSKRERESMKLAYLYGFYEMPKKVTLDELARLLGISKPTIEDYIRRAERKIIKSFSYQLYYYDMLLEDLLEDL
- a CDS encoding ATP-binding cassette domain-containing protein; translation: MSEKTQPVVKMVNIHKWFGNLYALRGVDLEINRGEVIGLVGDNGAGKSTLMKILAGYHKPDKGEIYVEGKKVEFNSPHEAREMGIEMMYQDLSLINTMNIVRNFFLGREITGRFGFLKFNKMKEEVKKAIEDIGLKIPNLELRADELSGGQRQGLAFARSYYFKKKVLILDEPTNNLSVKETNKVLSFIRSLKELNISVIFVTHNLFHVHEAADRIVVISRGRKIGDFPKSQISVTELASLITHGS
- a CDS encoding ABC transporter permease; amino-acid sequence: MTSNKRQMYFFKIISNKEFASFFTLIVLWILFYMLNPSFLSLSNLSVLFTVIPIYGITVLGVTLLMIAGEFDLSVAATFALVPLVIQLLMSDGINAIAAIVIGLLLAALIGFLNGIITVKTGIPSFIVTLGTLFVWLGIALQISGGQPHPFILPSAATRILSGSIAFNGLINSQLIWLIIFGVLFYLILERHQWGNWIYATGGNKDAARAMGIKVDYVKIALFILCAVLAGFSGMMESALYGQAIANQGGNLELDSIAAAVIGGTSLFGGEGSVLGGIIGTIIIWSIENGLILAGVSSYVYETLIGALIIIVVMVHRYAKKISKNIRLGELNE
- a CDS encoding substrate-binding domain-containing protein, which encodes MVDKSRRNFIIGMAGLGALAAAGWGVAGWSLSRVSGTKVASATPAFGQGVNIIFNGHWGPENVFGNVVEKGFYDACGLVGANCKMYRPANGSSDVSEIISNLQAAINQHPDVLIATDIYTSVQPYLHQASQEGIIVILVNVDAPTQSDFEYTGAISYIGQDLVKAGYVQAQALSKYFPSGSHVVIINEGPGQVWAEQRDEGMKEFLKQYGCTWDVIESSFNLSQVASQITAYLEANPDTKAILSNGYGGAVVMDVFPKLGIQPGQIPVATFDITPQVLDAILAGYVTLTIDQQPYLQGFLPVIQGVLVKKYDFSGWNVDTGNYVITKEIAEKVEPLVKEGIFY